Proteins encoded in a region of the Homo sapiens chromosome 20, GRCh38.p14 Primary Assembly genome:
- the EMILIN3 gene encoding EMILIN-3 precursor: protein MGRRRLLVWLCAVAALLSGAQARGTPLLARPAPPGASRYSLYTTGWRPRLRPGPHKALCAYVVHRNVTCILQEGAESYVKAEYRQCRWGPKCPGTVTYRTVLRPKYKVGYKTVTDLAWRCCPGFTGKRCPEHLTDHGAASPQLEPEPQIPSGQLDPGPRPPSYSRAAPSPHGRKGPGLFGERLERLEGDVQRLAQTYGTLSGLVASHEDPNRMTGGPRAPAVPVGFGVIPEGLVGPGDRARGPLTPPLDEILSKVTEVSNTLQTKVQLLDKVHGLALGHEAHLQRLREAPPSPLTSLALLEEYVDRRLHRLWGSLLDGFEQKLQGVQSECDLRVQEVRRQCEEGQAASRRLHQSLDGRELALRQELSQLGSQLQGLSVSGRGSCCGQLALINARMDGLERALQAVTETQRGPGAPAGDELTRLSAAMLEGGVDGLLEGLETLNGTEGGARGCCLRLDMGGWGVGGFGTMLEERVQSLEERLATLAGELSHDSASPGRSARPLVQTELAVLEQRLVSLETSCTPSTTSAILDSLVAEVKAWQSRSEALLRQVASHAALLQQLNGTVAEVQGQLAEGTGSSLQGEITLLKVNLNSVSKSLTGLSDSVSQYSDAFLAANTSLDERERKVEAEVQAIQEQVSSQGSRLQAGHRQVLNLRGELEQLKAGVAKVASGLSRCQDTAQKLQHTVGHFDQRVAQVEGACRRLGLLAAGLDSLPTEPLRPREGLWSHVDQLNRTLAQHTQDIARLRDDLLDCQAQLAEQVRPGQAN from the exons ATGGGCCGCCGCCGCCTGCTCGTCTGGCTGTGCGCCGTCGCGGCGCTGCTCTCGGGGGCGCAGGCCAGGGGCACCCCGCTCCTGGCGCGGCCTGCGCCGCCCGGTGCCTCCCGCTACAGTCTCTACACGACGGGATGGCGCCCGCGGCTGCGCCCGGGGCCGCACAA GGCCCTCTGTGCCTATGTGGTGCACAGGAATGTGACCTGCATCCTACAGGAGGGAGCGGAGAGCTACGTAAAGGCTGAATACCGGCAGTGTAGATGGGGGCCCAAGTGCCCCGGGACAGTCAC GTACCGCACAGTACTCAGACCCAAATACAAGGTTGGCTACAAGACAGTGACAGACCTCGCCTGGCGTTGCTGTCCCGGCTTCACTGGGAAACGCTGCCCTGAGCACCTCACGGACCATGGGGCTGCCTCACCCCAGCTGGAGCCTGAGCCTCAGATTCCTTCAGGGCAGCTGgacccaggccccaggccccctTCCTACAGCAGAGCAGCCCCCAGCCCTCATG gAAGGAAAGGCCCAGGGCTGTTTGGTGAGCGGCTGGAACGCCTGGAGGGTGATGTCCAGCGCCTGGCTCAAACATATGGTACCCTCAGTGGCCTGGTGGCTAGCCACGAGGATCCCAACAGGATGACTGGTGGCCCCAGGGCTCCTGCTGTCCCTGTGGGCTTTGGGGTCATCCCTGAGGGGCTTGtgggcccaggagacagagccagaGGGCCACTAACACCTCCCTTAGACGAGATCCTAAGCAAGGTGACAGAGGTGAGCAACACTCTTCAGACCAAGGTGCAGCTTCTAGACAAGGTGCATGGGCTGGCACTTGGCCATGAGGCCCACCTGCAGCGGCTGCGGGAAGCCCCACCATCCCCGCTCACCTCCCTGGCCCTGCTGGAGGAGTACGTGGACCGACGGCTGCACCGACTCTGGGGGAGCCTGCTGGATGGCTTTGAGCAGAAGCTGCAAGGCGTCCAGAGTGAGTGTGACCTGCGGGTGCAGGAGGTACGGCGGCAATGTGAGGAGGGTCAGGCCGCCAGCCGGAGGCTGCACCAGAGCCTTGATGGCCGGGAGCTGGCCCTGCGCCAGGAGCTGTCACAGCTGGGCAGCCAGCTGCAGGGCCTGAGCGTGTCTGGCAGGGGCAGCTGCTGTGGGCAACTAGCCTTGATCAATGCCCGTATGGATGGCCTTGAGAGGGCCCTGCAGGCAGTCACCGAGACCCAAAGGGGCCCCGGTGCCCCGGCCGGGGATGAGCTTACGAGGCTCTCTGCTGCCATGCTCGAGGGAGGTGTGGACGGGCTGCTTGAGGGTCTGGAGACGCTCAATGGGACAGAGGGTGGAGCAAGGGGATGCTGTCTGAGGTTGGACatgggggggtggggagtgggcgGCTTTGGGACCATGCTGGAAGAGCGCGTGCAGAGCCTCGAGGAGCGCCTAGCAACATTGGCTGGGGAGCTAAGCCATGACAGCGCCTCTCCGGGCAGGTCAGCTCGGCCCCTTGTACAGACAGAGCTGGCTGTGCTAGAGCAACGGTTGGTCTCACTGGAGACTTCGTGCACCCCGAGCACCACCTCAGCCATCCTGGACAGCCTCGTGGCAGAGGTGAAGGCCTGGCAGAGCCGGAGCGAGGCCCTCCTACGCCAGGTGGCCAGCCACGCAGCACTGCTCCAGCAGCTCAATGGCACTGTGGCCGAGGTCCAGGGACAGCTGGCAGAAGGGACGGGCAGCTCACTTCAAGGCGAGATCACTCTGCTCAAGGTCAATCTGAACTCAGTGAGCAAGTCGCTCACAGGCCTCAGTGACTCTGTCAGCCAGTACTCTGATGCCTTCTTGGCTGCCAACACGTCCCTGGATGAGCGGGAACGCAAGGTGGAAGCCGAAGTCCAGGCCATCCAGGAGCAGGTCAGCAGCCAAGGCTCCAGGCTTCAGGCTGGCCACAGGCAGGTCCTGAACCTGCGTGGGGAGCTGGAGCAACTCAAGGCTGGTGTGGCCAAGGTGGCCAGTGGGCTGAGCCGCTGCCAGGACACAGCCCAGAAACTTCAGCACACAGTGGGACACTTTGACCAGCGGGTGGCACAAGTGGAGGGTGCGTGCAGGAGGCTGGGCCTGCTGGCCGCGGGCCTGGACAGCTTGCCCACTGAgccactgaggcccagagagggcctgTGGAGCCATGTGGACCAGCTGAATCGTACGCTGGCCCAGCACACGCAGGACATTGCCCGCCTCCGGGATGACCTACTGGACTGCCAGGCCCAGCTGGCTGAGCAGGTGCGGCCAGGGCAAGCCAACTAG